One stretch of Pigmentiphaga aceris DNA includes these proteins:
- a CDS encoding ABC transporter ATP-binding protein, with product MTAQTALLLRGITKRFGSLTANDDISLTVNSGEVLALLGENGAGKSTLVSILFGHYVADAGNIEVFGQPLPPGRPDLALAAGVGMVHQHFTLADNLSVLDNVLVGTESLWRWRSGRKEAQARIVALGERFGLAVDPDARVGDLSVGEKQRVEILKALYRGARILILDEPTSVLTPQEVDALFATLRGFIAEGLAVIFISHKLDEVMAISHRVSVLRQGKLVAERDTVATNPSELAELMVGRKVEMPRLADSSGAPASMPVLQLKQVTVTGGGHGGRASKLEALDLTVHQHEILAVAGVAGNGQQALVSVLTGMHAPDSGTIRLGTASEAAPIAPAQWTARGVGRIPEDRHGEGMIGDAALWENAIVEDLHDPRFARFGLIRAGAGRAWAKTLVERFDVRAASLDVRTRSLSGGNMQKLILGRTLAREPRLIVADQPTWGLDIGAVSYVHSQLLAARTRGAGVLLISEDLEEIFALADRIAVLCAGRLVAVRPARDWTLASIGLAMTGVDPATIPVADAGATA from the coding sequence ATGACTGCACAGACTGCCCTCCTGCTTCGTGGGATCACGAAGCGCTTCGGCAGCCTGACTGCCAACGACGATATCTCGCTGACGGTGAACAGCGGCGAAGTCCTTGCCCTGCTGGGCGAGAACGGCGCCGGCAAGTCCACCCTGGTGTCTATCCTGTTCGGTCACTACGTGGCCGACGCAGGCAACATCGAGGTATTCGGCCAGCCGCTGCCGCCGGGTCGTCCAGACCTGGCGCTGGCGGCGGGTGTCGGCATGGTCCACCAGCACTTCACCCTGGCCGACAATCTGTCGGTCCTGGATAACGTGCTGGTTGGAACCGAGTCGCTGTGGCGCTGGCGCTCTGGCCGCAAGGAAGCCCAGGCGCGTATTGTCGCGCTGGGCGAACGTTTTGGTCTGGCTGTCGATCCGGACGCCCGTGTGGGTGATCTGTCGGTCGGTGAAAAACAGCGGGTCGAAATTCTGAAAGCGCTGTATCGCGGCGCGCGTATTCTGATTCTGGACGAGCCGACATCGGTCTTGACCCCGCAGGAAGTGGACGCCTTGTTCGCCACCTTGCGCGGTTTCATTGCCGAAGGTCTGGCCGTCATCTTCATTTCGCACAAGCTTGACGAAGTGATGGCGATCTCGCATCGCGTGTCCGTGCTGCGCCAGGGCAAACTGGTGGCCGAGCGCGATACCGTTGCCACCAACCCCAGCGAACTGGCCGAACTGATGGTCGGTCGCAAAGTGGAAATGCCGCGCCTGGCAGATTCCTCGGGTGCGCCTGCGTCCATGCCGGTGTTGCAGTTGAAGCAAGTCACGGTAACCGGTGGTGGTCATGGGGGCCGCGCCAGCAAGCTCGAAGCGCTGGACCTGACCGTGCATCAGCATGAAATCCTGGCGGTTGCAGGGGTTGCCGGTAATGGCCAGCAAGCATTGGTGTCGGTGCTGACCGGCATGCACGCGCCCGACAGCGGCACCATCCGCCTGGGGACCGCCTCGGAAGCAGCACCGATTGCGCCTGCCCAGTGGACCGCACGTGGCGTGGGCCGCATTCCCGAAGACCGTCACGGCGAAGGCATGATCGGTGATGCCGCGCTGTGGGAAAACGCGATTGTCGAAGACCTGCACGACCCGCGCTTTGCGCGCTTCGGCCTGATCCGGGCCGGTGCTGGCCGTGCGTGGGCCAAGACACTGGTGGAACGCTTCGACGTGCGTGCTGCCTCGCTGGATGTGCGTACGCGCAGCCTGTCGGGCGGCAACATGCAAAAACTCATTCTCGGCCGCACGTTGGCGCGCGAACCGCGCCTGATCGTGGCCGATCAACCGACCTGGGGCCTGGACATCGGGGCCGTCTCTTATGTGCACTCGCAGTTGCTTGCCGCACGCACGCGTGGGGCTGGCGTGCTGCTGATTTCCGAAGACCTGGAAGAGATCTTTGCCTTGGCCGACCGCATTGCCGTGCTGTGCGCCGGTCGCCTGGTGGCCGTGCGCCCCGCGCGCGACTGGACGCTGGCCAGCATTGGCCTGGCCATGACCGGCGTTGACCCGGCCACCATTCCGGTGGCTGATGCAGGAGCCACAGCATGA
- a CDS encoding ABC transporter permease, translating to MIGAWRLERRTEPSRTATALAPLAAIAFTLLVCAALVAWAGAPIGQTYALLFDGAFGSRFAISETLTRATPLILTGLACAVAFRARLFNIGAEGQLYLGALAAVAVGGMHGGEALDWPMPVLFAAMMAAAALAGAVWLLIPALMKAKLGVDEVVTTLLGNFIVLLIVSMMLDGPMKDPMAMGWPQSVALASDLELGKLIERTRAHTGLLWAAGLAVVVWLVNRYTVFGFRMRAVGANAHASKFLGLPVTRVMIGTALLSGALAGLAGAIEVAGRTSYVTLDMSPGYGYSGVVVAMLAALHPLGVVAAAVFVAGVLVGADSMSRAIAVPNYIADVIVATALLSMLVAMLFSQYRLRRMGAA from the coding sequence ATGATCGGCGCATGGCGTTTGGAACGCCGTACCGAACCCAGCCGCACCGCCACCGCGCTTGCGCCGCTGGCGGCCATTGCCTTCACCTTGCTGGTATGCGCGGCGCTGGTCGCCTGGGCGGGCGCACCGATCGGCCAGACCTATGCCCTGCTGTTCGATGGGGCCTTCGGTTCACGTTTCGCTATCTCGGAAACACTGACCCGTGCCACCCCGTTGATCTTGACCGGCCTGGCCTGCGCCGTGGCATTCCGGGCGCGGCTGTTCAACATCGGGGCCGAAGGTCAGTTGTACCTGGGTGCGCTGGCTGCCGTCGCGGTCGGTGGCATGCACGGCGGCGAGGCGCTGGACTGGCCCATGCCCGTGCTGTTCGCTGCCATGATGGCCGCTGCTGCGCTGGCCGGTGCCGTCTGGCTGCTGATCCCGGCCTTGATGAAAGCCAAGCTGGGTGTGGACGAAGTCGTCACCACGCTGCTGGGCAATTTCATCGTGCTGCTGATCGTGTCGATGATGCTCGATGGTCCGATGAAAGACCCGATGGCCATGGGTTGGCCACAATCGGTGGCGCTGGCATCGGACCTGGAACTCGGCAAGCTGATCGAACGCACGCGCGCCCACACCGGGCTGCTGTGGGCGGCTGGTCTGGCCGTGGTCGTGTGGCTGGTCAACCGCTACACCGTGTTCGGATTCCGCATGCGTGCCGTGGGTGCCAATGCCCACGCATCGAAATTCCTCGGCCTGCCCGTTACGCGCGTGATGATCGGAACCGCCCTGCTGTCGGGTGCCCTGGCCGGTCTGGCCGGTGCCATCGAAGTGGCCGGTCGCACCAGCTACGTCACCTTGGACATGTCGCCGGGCTACGGCTACAGCGGTGTGGTGGTGGCCATGCTGGCTGCGCTGCACCCGCTGGGTGTGGTTGCAGCCGCCGTGTTCGTGGCAGGTGTGCTGGTCGGTGCCGATAGCATGAGCCGCGCGATTGCCGTCCCCAACTACATCGCTGACGTGATCGTTGCCACCGCCTTGTTGTCCATGCTGGTCGCGATGCTGTTCTCGCAATACCGGCTGCGCCGCATGGGAGCCGCATGA
- a CDS encoding ABC transporter permease, translated as METLDLLGSAAFWVAMLRIATPLILGTLGVLLCERAGVLNLGIEGIMVAGAFSGWLAVYLGAPLPVGVLVAAVVGGLFGLLHAVLTVMLGLSQHVSGLGVTMLASSLSYFAYRVSFPKVETPPTITPFAEMHWLDGIPIIGPVLGGQTPMTLFALLAVPAIAWLLYRTPVGLALRMVGENPAAAEGQGLSVTRLRIGAIVAGSALMGVAGSFLTLSAFNAFFFNMINGRGWICVALVVFASWRPGKALAGALLFAFFDALQLRLQQSSGASLPYQVYLMIPYILSILALVVMARRAAYPQALMKPYRKGER; from the coding sequence ATGGAAACCTTGGATCTGCTTGGCAGCGCGGCCTTCTGGGTCGCCATGCTGCGTATTGCGACGCCCCTGATTCTGGGCACGCTTGGTGTGCTGTTGTGCGAACGCGCAGGCGTCTTGAACCTGGGCATCGAAGGCATCATGGTCGCCGGCGCTTTCTCGGGCTGGTTGGCCGTCTATCTGGGTGCACCGCTTCCGGTGGGCGTGCTGGTTGCAGCCGTCGTCGGTGGTCTGTTCGGCCTGCTGCATGCCGTGCTGACCGTCATGCTGGGCCTGTCGCAGCACGTGTCGGGGCTTGGCGTCACCATGCTGGCCAGCAGCTTGAGCTACTTTGCGTATCGCGTGAGCTTCCCGAAGGTGGAAACCCCACCGACCATCACGCCGTTTGCTGAAATGCACTGGTTGGACGGCATTCCCATCATCGGACCAGTGCTGGGTGGGCAAACGCCCATGACCTTGTTTGCACTGCTGGCGGTGCCGGCCATTGCCTGGCTGCTGTATCGCACGCCGGTCGGTTTGGCGCTGCGCATGGTCGGCGAAAACCCCGCTGCCGCAGAAGGCCAGGGCTTGTCGGTGACGCGTCTGCGCATTGGTGCCATCGTCGCAGGCTCTGCCTTGATGGGTGTGGCGGGCAGTTTCCTGACGCTGTCGGCCTTCAACGCCTTCTTCTTCAACATGATCAACGGCCGTGGCTGGATCTGCGTGGCGCTGGTGGTATTTGCGTCGTGGCGACCCGGCAAGGCCCTGGCAGGCGCGCTGCTGTTCGCGTTCTTCGACGCGCTGCAACTGCGCCTGCAACAGTCCTCGGGGGCATCGCTGCCCTATCAGGTCTACCTGATGATCCCCTACATCCTGTCCATCCTGGCCCTGGTGGTGATGGCGCGTCGCGCCGCCTACCCGCAGGCCCTGATGAAGCCCTATCGCAAGGGCGAACGATGA
- a CDS encoding amidohydrolase family protein, with protein sequence MIDTLIKNATLADGRKAISVAIVDGRIDAVGPDAEFANVQAGQVIDAAGQLLSTPFVDAHFHMDATLSYGLPRVNQSGTLLEGIALWGELKPLLTQDAVVERALAYCDWAVGNGLLAIRSHVDVCDASLLAVEALLHVKKQVASYLDLQLVAFPQDGVLRSPGALDNLKRSLDMGVDVVGGIPHFERTMADGAESVRILCEIAAERGLRVDMHCDETDDPMSRHIETLSYHAHRLGLFDRVTGSHLTSMHSMDNYYVSKLIPLMAEARVNVIANPLINITIQGRHDTYPKRRGMTRVPELMAAGINVSFGHDCVRDPWYSLGSGDMLDVAFMGLHVGQMTGRDPMLACFDAVTRNPAKTMGIEGYGLEPGCNADLVLLQAADPVEALRLRATRLWVMRRGRIIAHTPPAVATLDLPGRPSRVDWQ encoded by the coding sequence ATGATCGATACGCTTATCAAGAACGCCACCCTCGCTGACGGCCGCAAGGCCATCAGCGTGGCCATTGTCGACGGCCGCATCGATGCCGTCGGCCCCGACGCCGAATTCGCCAATGTGCAAGCGGGTCAGGTGATCGACGCGGCCGGCCAATTGCTGTCCACGCCCTTCGTTGACGCCCACTTCCACATGGACGCCACGCTCAGCTACGGGCTGCCGCGTGTGAACCAAAGCGGCACGCTGCTGGAAGGCATTGCGCTGTGGGGGGAACTCAAGCCCCTGCTGACGCAAGACGCCGTGGTCGAACGCGCACTGGCGTATTGCGATTGGGCGGTGGGCAATGGCCTGCTGGCCATCCGCAGCCACGTGGACGTCTGTGACGCCAGCCTGTTGGCGGTGGAAGCGCTGCTGCACGTCAAAAAACAGGTTGCGTCCTATCTGGACCTTCAACTGGTGGCCTTCCCGCAAGACGGCGTGCTGCGTTCGCCCGGCGCGCTGGACAACCTGAAGCGTTCGCTGGACATGGGTGTCGACGTGGTGGGTGGCATTCCCCACTTCGAACGCACTATGGCAGACGGCGCGGAATCGGTCCGCATTCTGTGCGAAATCGCGGCCGAACGCGGCCTGCGTGTGGACATGCATTGCGATGAAACCGACGACCCGATGTCGCGTCACATCGAAACCCTGTCGTACCACGCCCATCGCCTGGGCCTGTTCGACCGCGTCACCGGTTCGCACCTGACGTCCATGCATTCCATGGACAACTACTACGTGTCCAAGCTGATCCCGCTGATGGCCGAAGCACGGGTGAACGTGATCGCCAACCCGCTGATCAACATCACCATCCAGGGCCGCCACGACACCTACCCGAAGCGTCGTGGCATGACGCGCGTACCGGAATTGATGGCCGCCGGCATCAACGTGTCCTTCGGCCACGACTGTGTGCGCGACCCCTGGTATTCGCTGGGTTCCGGCGACATGCTGGACGTCGCCTTCATGGGTCTGCACGTGGGCCAGATGACCGGCCGCGATCCGATGCTGGCCTGTTTCGATGCGGTCACCCGCAACCCGGCCAAGACCATGGGCATCGAAGGCTACGGCCTGGAACCTGGCTGCAACGCCGACCTGGTGCTGTTGCAAGCCGCCGACCCGGTCGAAGCCCTGCGCCTGCGCGCCACCCGCCTGTGGGTGATGCGCCGCGGACGTATCATTGCGCATACGCCGCCTGCGGTGGCGACCCTGGACTTGCCGGGTCGTCCGTCGCGCGTCGACTGGCAGTAA
- the upp gene encoding uracil phosphoribosyltransferase, with the protein MKTDPRFPNLFILDHPLIQHKLTHMRDKDTSTRTFRELLREITLLMGYEITRDIPLTTRTIETPMVTMDAPVIAGRKLSVVPVLRAGSGMADGLLELVPSARVGHIGLYRGADHKPVEYLIRLPEVEGRSFILCDPMIGTGHSAAYAVDVLKQRGVADSDIQFLALVASPEGMAVFCEKHPNVKIYVASLDEYLDDHAYIVPGLGDAGDRLFGTKN; encoded by the coding sequence ATGAAAACCGATCCGCGTTTCCCCAACCTGTTCATCCTTGATCACCCGCTGATCCAGCACAAGCTGACGCACATGCGTGACAAGGACACGTCCACGCGTACCTTCCGCGAACTGCTGCGCGAAATCACGCTGTTGATGGGTTACGAGATCACGCGCGACATTCCGCTGACCACCCGCACCATCGAAACGCCCATGGTCACCATGGACGCCCCCGTCATTGCCGGCCGCAAGCTGTCGGTGGTGCCGGTGCTGCGCGCGGGCAGCGGCATGGCCGATGGCCTGCTGGAACTGGTGCCCTCGGCACGTGTGGGCCACATCGGCCTGTATCGTGGCGCGGACCACAAGCCGGTGGAATATCTGATTCGCCTACCCGAAGTCGAAGGCCGCAGCTTCATTCTGTGCGACCCGATGATCGGCACCGGCCACTCGGCTGCCTACGCGGTTGACGTGCTGAAGCAGCGCGGCGTGGCTGACAGCGACATTCAGTTCCTGGCGCTGGTGGCATCGCCCGAAGGCATGGCCGTGTTCTGCGAAAAGCACCCGAACGTGAAGATCTACGTGGCTTCGCTGGACGAGTATCTGGACGACCACGCGTACATCGTGCCGGGCCTGGGTGACGCGGGTGACCGCTTGTTCGGCACCAAGAACTGA
- a CDS encoding GntR family transcriptional regulator — translation MKLHIEPSSPDPIYRQIVGQITRMIAAGQCPPGTRLPSVREVAAAHAINPMTVSKAYAQLETQHLLERQRGKGMVVADRTQGVTSMEERLQALDPALRDLARQAQELALPVDQVIDALRKLMKDS, via the coding sequence ATGAAGTTACACATCGAGCCCAGCTCGCCTGACCCGATCTACCGACAGATCGTCGGTCAGATCACCCGGATGATCGCCGCAGGGCAGTGCCCGCCAGGCACCCGCCTGCCTTCGGTGCGCGAGGTCGCCGCAGCACATGCGATCAATCCAATGACGGTATCCAAGGCCTATGCCCAGCTGGAAACCCAGCACCTGCTGGAGCGCCAGCGTGGCAAAGGCATGGTGGTGGCCGACCGCACGCAGGGGGTGACATCCATGGAAGAGCGGCTTCAGGCGCTCGACCCCGCCTTGCGCGACTTGGCCAGGCAAGCACAGGAACTCGCGCTGCCAGTCGATCAGGTGATCGATGCACTGCGCAAGCTGATGAAAGACAGCTGA